Proteins encoded by one window of Macaca fascicularis isolate 582-1 chromosome 10, T2T-MFA8v1.1:
- the IL2RB gene encoding interleukin-2 receptor subunit beta isoform X2, translated as MPQPGLPSSAPPCGCNGDPCSVLVSAPPHPPPAPGYLFGICSGERHFPVHMLLQLESQHLLCLEPRWGSAGHFLPSPRLAGQTSQKLTAVDIVTLRVMCREGVRWRMMAIQDFKPFENLRLMAPISLQVVHVETHRCNISWKISQASHYFERHLEFEARTLSPGHTWEEAPLMTLKQKQEWICLETLTPDTQYEFQVRVKPLQGEFTTWSPWSQPLAFRTKPAALGKDTIPWLGHLLVGLSGAFGFIILVYLLINCRNTGPWLKKVLKCHTPDPSKFFSQLTSEHGGDVQKWLSSPFPSSSFSPGGLAPEISPLEVLERDKVTQLLLQQDKVPEPSSLSSNRSLTSCFTNQGYFFFHLPDALEIEACQVYFTYDPCAEEEPDEGGADAPTGSSPQPLQPLSAEDDAYCTFPSGDDLLLFSPSLLGGPSPPSTAPGGSGAGEERLPPSLQERVPRDWDPQPLGPPTPGVPDLVDFQPRPELVLREAGEQVPDPGPREPFSFPWARPPGQGEVRALNARLPLNTDAYLSLQELQDQDPTHLV; from the exons ATGCCTCAGCCAG GGCTTCCTTCCTCGGCTCCACCCTGTGGATGTAATGGCGACCCTTGCTCTGTCCTGGTGTCTgcccctcctcatcctcctcctgcccctggcTACCTCTTCGGCATCTGCAGCGGTGAACG GCACTTCCCGGTTCACATGCTTCTACAACTCGAGAGCCAACATCTCCTGTGTCTGGAGCCAAGATGGGGCTCTGCAGGACACTTCCTGCCAAGTCCACGCCTGGCCGGACAGACG TCTCAGAAACTGACCGCAGTGGACATCGTCACCCTGAGGGTGATGTGCCGTGAAGGGGTGCGATGGAGGATGATGGCCATCCAGGACTTCAAACCCTTTGAGAACC TTCGCCTGATGGCCCCCATCTCCCTCCAAGTCGTCCACGTGGAGACCCACAGATGCAACATAAGCTGGAAAATCTCCCAAGCCTCCCACTACTTTGAAAGACACCTGGAGTTTGAGGCCCGGACGCTGTCCCCAGGCCACACCTGGGAG gaggCCCCCCTGATGACCCTCAAGCAGAAGCAGGAATGGATCTGCCTGGAGACGCTCACCCCAGACACCCAGTATGAGTTTCAGGTGCGGGTCAAGCCTCTGCAAGGCGAGTTCACGACCTGGAGCCCCTGGAGCCAGCCCCTGGCCTTCAGGACAAAGCCTGCAG CCCTTGGGAAGGACACCATTCCGTGGCTCGGCCACCTCCTCGTGGGCCTCAGCGGGGCCTTTGGCTTCATCATCTTAGTGTACTTGCTGATCAACTGCAGGAACACCGGGCCATG GCTGAAGAAGGTCCTGAAGTGTCACACCCCAGACCCTTCGAAGTTCTTTTCCCAGCTGACCTCAGAGCATGGAGGAGATGTCCAG AAGTGGCTCTCCTCGCCCTTCCCCTCATCGTCCTTCAGCCCTGGCGGCCTGGCgcctgagatctcgccactggaAGTGCTGGAGAGGGACAAGGTGACACAGCTGCTCCTGCAGCAGGACAAGGTGCCTGAGCCCTCATCCTTAAGCAGCAACCGCTCACTGACCAGCTGCTTCACCAACCAGGGTTACTTCTTCTTCCACCTCCCGGATGCCTTGGAGATAGAGGCCTGCCAGGTGTACTTTACTTATGATCCCTGCGCAGAGGAAGAGCCTGATGAGGGTGGGGCCGACGCGCCCACAGGGTcttccccccaacccctgcaGCCTCTGTCAGCGGAGGACGATGCCTACTGCACCTTCCCCTCCGGGGATGACCTGCTGCTCTTCTCCCCAAGTCTCCTTGGTGGCCCCAGCCCCCCAAGCACTGCCCCTGGGGGCAGCGGGGCTGGTGAAGAGAGGCTACCCCCTTCCCTGCAGGAGAGAGTCCCCAGAGACTGGGACCCCCAGCCCCTGGGGCCTCCCACCCCAGGAGTCCCAGACCTGGTGGATTTTCAGCCACGCCCTGAGCTGGTGCTGCGAGAGGCTGGAGAGCAGGTCCCTGATCCTGGCCCCAGGGAGCCGTTCAGTTTCCCCTGGGCGAGGCCTCCTGGGCAGGGGGAGGTCAGGGCCCTTAATGCTCGCCTGCCCCTGAACACTGATGCTTACTTGTCCCTCCAAGAACTCCAGGATCAGGACCCAACTCACTTGGTGTAG
- the IL2RB gene encoding interleukin-2 receptor subunit beta isoform X1, with protein MATLALSWCLPLLILLLPLATSSASAAVNGTSRFTCFYNSRANISCVWSQDGALQDTSCQVHAWPDRRRWNQTCELLPVSQASWACNLILGTPDSQKLTAVDIVTLRVMCREGVRWRMMAIQDFKPFENLRLMAPISLQVVHVETHRCNISWKISQASHYFERHLEFEARTLSPGHTWEEAPLMTLKQKQEWICLETLTPDTQYEFQVRVKPLQGEFTTWSPWSQPLAFRTKPAALGKDTIPWLGHLLVGLSGAFGFIILVYLLINCRNTGPWLKKVLKCHTPDPSKFFSQLTSEHGGDVQKWLSSPFPSSSFSPGGLAPEISPLEVLERDKVTQLLLQQDKVPEPSSLSSNRSLTSCFTNQGYFFFHLPDALEIEACQVYFTYDPCAEEEPDEGGADAPTGSSPQPLQPLSAEDDAYCTFPSGDDLLLFSPSLLGGPSPPSTAPGGSGAGEERLPPSLQERVPRDWDPQPLGPPTPGVPDLVDFQPRPELVLREAGEQVPDPGPREPFSFPWARPPGQGEVRALNARLPLNTDAYLSLQELQDQDPTHLV; from the exons ATGGCGACCCTTGCTCTGTCCTGGTGTCTgcccctcctcatcctcctcctgcccctggcTACCTCTTCGGCATCTGCAGCGGTGAACG GCACTTCCCGGTTCACATGCTTCTACAACTCGAGAGCCAACATCTCCTGTGTCTGGAGCCAAGATGGGGCTCTGCAGGACACTTCCTGCCAAGTCCACGCCTGGCCGGACAGACG GCGGTGGAACCAAACCTGTGAGCTGCTCCCTGTGAGTCAAGCATCCTGGGCCTGCAACCTGATCCTCGGAACCCCAGAT TCTCAGAAACTGACCGCAGTGGACATCGTCACCCTGAGGGTGATGTGCCGTGAAGGGGTGCGATGGAGGATGATGGCCATCCAGGACTTCAAACCCTTTGAGAACC TTCGCCTGATGGCCCCCATCTCCCTCCAAGTCGTCCACGTGGAGACCCACAGATGCAACATAAGCTGGAAAATCTCCCAAGCCTCCCACTACTTTGAAAGACACCTGGAGTTTGAGGCCCGGACGCTGTCCCCAGGCCACACCTGGGAG gaggCCCCCCTGATGACCCTCAAGCAGAAGCAGGAATGGATCTGCCTGGAGACGCTCACCCCAGACACCCAGTATGAGTTTCAGGTGCGGGTCAAGCCTCTGCAAGGCGAGTTCACGACCTGGAGCCCCTGGAGCCAGCCCCTGGCCTTCAGGACAAAGCCTGCAG CCCTTGGGAAGGACACCATTCCGTGGCTCGGCCACCTCCTCGTGGGCCTCAGCGGGGCCTTTGGCTTCATCATCTTAGTGTACTTGCTGATCAACTGCAGGAACACCGGGCCATG GCTGAAGAAGGTCCTGAAGTGTCACACCCCAGACCCTTCGAAGTTCTTTTCCCAGCTGACCTCAGAGCATGGAGGAGATGTCCAG AAGTGGCTCTCCTCGCCCTTCCCCTCATCGTCCTTCAGCCCTGGCGGCCTGGCgcctgagatctcgccactggaAGTGCTGGAGAGGGACAAGGTGACACAGCTGCTCCTGCAGCAGGACAAGGTGCCTGAGCCCTCATCCTTAAGCAGCAACCGCTCACTGACCAGCTGCTTCACCAACCAGGGTTACTTCTTCTTCCACCTCCCGGATGCCTTGGAGATAGAGGCCTGCCAGGTGTACTTTACTTATGATCCCTGCGCAGAGGAAGAGCCTGATGAGGGTGGGGCCGACGCGCCCACAGGGTcttccccccaacccctgcaGCCTCTGTCAGCGGAGGACGATGCCTACTGCACCTTCCCCTCCGGGGATGACCTGCTGCTCTTCTCCCCAAGTCTCCTTGGTGGCCCCAGCCCCCCAAGCACTGCCCCTGGGGGCAGCGGGGCTGGTGAAGAGAGGCTACCCCCTTCCCTGCAGGAGAGAGTCCCCAGAGACTGGGACCCCCAGCCCCTGGGGCCTCCCACCCCAGGAGTCCCAGACCTGGTGGATTTTCAGCCACGCCCTGAGCTGGTGCTGCGAGAGGCTGGAGAGCAGGTCCCTGATCCTGGCCCCAGGGAGCCGTTCAGTTTCCCCTGGGCGAGGCCTCCTGGGCAGGGGGAGGTCAGGGCCCTTAATGCTCGCCTGCCCCTGAACACTGATGCTTACTTGTCCCTCCAAGAACTCCAGGATCAGGACCCAACTCACTTGGTGTAG